In Ammospiza caudacuta isolate bAmmCau1 chromosome Z, bAmmCau1.pri, whole genome shotgun sequence, the genomic stretch ACACTTTCAATAAACAAATCTAGAGGATTATGGTATATTAGCCTAAAAATACTGCTTAAAGTTGTATTTTATTGTGAAATCTTAGCCAAATGAATGGAGGGATGACATTGCCTGTAAACACTaaattttaaacactttttttttttacctctttctATATTGTGAGAAGTTTACACTCTCATAAAACTTTTGTTGAACACAAGCATTGTCTTTTTTTTACACTACAAATGGAATAAAGCACGACTCAGATCTGCATGTCTGTATATCACATTATATATTTACTATTCCATTTGTCACTAGAGTTTGCTGTCTTGTCTTGAAAAAGCCCATGTAACTTTTGACAGAGAACATCTAATCCTagacaaaatggaaaaacttGACTTCTtcctacatatatatatatatatatatatatttgcagAACTGTACAAATCTAGGTTCCCAGTGGGCTGGTGCTCTCTTATGCAAGGCAAGTGATTACTCACAACCCTGTCaaaggcagcaggcaggacCCAGTAGCCTGTTTTCTCATGGTGGGTCCGAtctccagggatgctgagcaCCCCTGGGCATGCAATGAGAATCTTCACCTGCTCTGCTTagaagcagaaagcaaaagacCCTGTTTGTCATCACGTTCATCAGCAGCGTTTTATCTGTTGGCTTCACAGGTCATGAAATAAGAGTTCCTGGTGCCACAAAAGACTTGCTCTGCATATTGCAGAATCAGGTCCTGCAGTGACTAAGCCTAAGCAGAAGGCAAGCTGCTGACAACAACTGAGTGCTTTTATGAGGAAGTTGAACGTGTCAGGGAGAGGGTCTTTTTTTGTGGAATTCCTTTCCTCATTGGATCAAACCCGGGCTGCACAGAGTGCAGGTGTTCATTTACTACCACAGTACAGTTGCTGCAtgcctgagcagcacagctgcctgtAACCACCTATTCAGAGTTTCTGTCTGACTTCAACTAGCaactgtttttttaatttatcataGTAGTATCCAGATGCCCCACCAAAGCCTGGCCAAAAGGTTAACATCTTATTTGGTCTGAAAGACAACAAGCTAGCCAGAAAATTGTTTCCTTCTTCTGGAAACATGTTCAGAGACTCAGTCTGTTACGATTTCACATAAATTTCTCAACAAACAAAGAAATACACACATTAGTATATGTATAAAATTTACATTCACTTTCCAAACAATTCCATGGACAGGGAAAGCCTCATTTAAGTGCAAAATTCCTCTTCATTTTCTACACAACATCTCAGGTTGCTACAAATGATTTATTTCCTACTCTGGTAACTCAATGCATTTCTCTGGTACAACATATGGTTCACAAAAATTATCTAAGCAGCTATTAAGATTTTCACCACACAGGAACTTTTTGGTGTTCTGGGAGTTCGCTTACAGGAACTGGGGCTTTATGAGATGTTAGCAAATTACTCTATGCTTCAGCAACAGTTACCCTAAGACCTGAACACCTAGAGTAGCTGCTTTGCATGCACATTATGTTACACCACATCTCTGTTCCCTACACCTCCGAGGTCAGGTAAGATGTTTATGCACAGCATGGAACACGCAACTTAGAGTTGGACAGAATAGCCAGGTTTGTATTTCAGTATGTAAACTGCAGGCTCTGAATTTGAATGGTTAATCTTCATTACCCACTTCACATTTTCTTGCTATGTATCCATAAGCTGTGAAAAAAACATCTGTCGGTCAGGTCCTCTGTTCCCTTCTCCCAGCAAAGCATGGCTTTGAGACCCCTGAGTGGACTGTCACCATGCATTCCCCATACAGAAATATCTGGCATTTTAGAAAAGGCACaagaaaatggcattttcagAAGAGTCAGATCCCACTCAGAACATAACTCACAGAAGTTCCTGAAGTGATTTTTGAGgtactgaaatatattttaaagaccTGAGTTCACTGACATCTGCTCCTAGTCTCTGCAAGAACTGTGTCCTGTTCATGTTGCATTCTCCTTGTCAAGCGCATACTCTAAATTCAAAAGTATTAGAAACATTCCAGTGAACTCTAGACCAGTGGAAAATTAAGCTAACACATCTATGTTTGCGCTATTGATGAAGGGTTAGTCTTTGAAAACTCTCCTGAGCCTATATGGTTTCTAGGAGACTTTCAGAAGAGCCCACGGGGTTAGGACACCTATTCCTTGACAcgaaggagaaaaaaaaatcctgcaaggACAAAGGGAGACAAATGATTTCTACACTCCCTGACATCAGGCAGCTATTGGAGTTCATGCTGACATCTCTCAATCCCTCCCAAAATGAAGTGACAATATTTCAAAAACTTATTCAGCCATAGATCACCACATTCTTTCCTACAGTCAGCTCCAGAGTTTCATTCAGCTCTTGATCTCAGCTGACAGCcactgctgccctcctgccagTGTGCCTACAGGcttgggcagcaggaaaaaaaaagggagggaaagggagaaaagaaaattaaaatcaaatttcttttttttccaaaaacgAAAAATTGAATTCTTTAACCTTTAAACATGCTTGTTTACTTACAGAAAGCGTACTTCAGGCACAAAAGGTTTGAGTATCAGTCACATACCACTTTAAATTGAAATAGTATCAGGATTGTCCCATGCAGTCAGCTATATTATCCCCTATCAAGAAGCTGAAGTTGCAGTTTttgtatacatacatatacataaaGTATGCATCTTTCAcacaatggtctcttggtcTGAATTGACTCCAGTGGGGTTTATGTAACAACAGTACCTGTCATAAGGGCTGTTATCCTTGTAAGAGCAGACAATGATACTATCTTTAGGAGCCACAAAAATGTTGTCTTCAATGTCAGGGCAAGgagtgctgtccctgctgggagaAGTGCTCTTCTTCTCCAAGGCACTGAATGTGGAGCCATCTCCCACGAACACGTTCTCTGGCATCTCTGGGTAACAGCTCTCCAGGTATTTCAgcatctcctcctgctccacctTTTTGGTGAGGCTCTTGCACTCTGCCGTGGCATCGgcggtggtgctggtggtgcaGATGAACACGGTGTCCTCTCCCCTCAGCCCTCTCCTGTCCTTGCGGTAAGCTTTCCTGGCCAGCTCGTCACAACTTCCCTTGCCAGACTCCAGGTCGGAGGGGGTCCTTAGCAGCTCCAAGACATCCCGGTCCCTGACTTCCTTACAGCACGGACGCATGTTCTCGGGACATTTGGTGCAGCCGTCGGTCTTCCTGGTGAGGGCGATGGCGGCGATGCCCGGCAGGCAGATGGCCGGCCCGATGGCCAGCAGCGGGATGTCTCCCAGGGTCTCTCCCTTGATGCCAGACACGGTGAACATGAAGCCGAACACCAGAAAGACGCTAACCAGAGCCACCACCAGCCCCGTCCGGGGGTTGATGTCGTCGGGTCTCAGGGTCCGCGCCATCCAGCTGGTGCGCACGGGGACGCTTCCCTCCACCGGAGCGCCCCTCGGGGCAGGGGACAGGCGCTCCCCGGCGAGCTTCCGAAGTTTCCCGGGCAGCGAGGCACGGAGCACCCCGACAGCCGGCGCCGCTCGGCTTCCCCTCGGCGGAGCCGCAGACGGagggcgggccggggccgggagcTGTCCTGcctcctgcctcctccctcgctccctccctcccgcgcTCGTTCCCTCGCTCCCCGGAGCCGGTCGGAGCGGCTCCCCCGCCTGCGGCCCCGCCGAGCCCTCCCACGCCGGCGGCGGGCGCAGGGGGCTCAGGCCCTGCCGAAGGCCGGGGGTAGAGATGCCGGGCGGCTTCCAGCAGCAGCGGCCGGGGAGACAGCTGCCGCGGGGGTCCACCTGCCCGCtctccgcctcctcctcctcgtcctcgcCCGGCCCCTGTGCCGGGGGCCCGCACAGCCGTGAGTACGCGCTCCGCCCGGCGCGGGATGCTGCGCGGCCGGCGCGGGGGCTCGGCGGCATCGCCCCTACCTGGTGGCCGCCGCTGCTTGGCCggctgctgccgccgccccgGGCAGCCCTTCCCTCTTGGGCCAAGGGGAGAGGAGCCCCGACGGGCGTCCTGCCTCGGGAAGCCGGCATGTGCATCCTCCGCACGGCCCCCGCACCTAAAGCGGCTTCTACGGTGAGGACGGGGCTTGCGAAGTTGTTGAAAGGAATTGTCTCCTGGGCAGACAGAAGTCCTGCCCCGAGTCTTCTCCTGAGTCAGGCACCTGTGGAGAGCAAGGCTTCAGGAGATGCTCTGCGGCAGCTGGATTTCATCCTGAAGGTGGCCCTTAGGGAGAAAGCCTCTCCTGGTGTTATTCCCTCCCCAAGAATGAACATAAATGCTGGGATCCCTCGGTATCCATGGCCTGCCGATTGTGATGGTGACGTTCTGTCCCTGTGATTTGATGCACTTCGGTGATGGTAATTTGAAGTAAGCACCACCAGCTGAATGAGTATAGAAAAGGATCTCAAACaggtgggaatgggaaaggcagcagcatcTTCAGGCAGGTTGCCAGTGATACAAAAGAGTAAATGCTTTCACCTGGGGCAGAGATACTGAGAGACAAAAAGGAGTGATACCAGAAAGCTTCCAAGAAAGTTAATGTAACAGAAAAGGACACTCTGAACTACAATTTTGAAACCAAGGTTTCTTTAAGTTTTCCCGTTAACATGATTAATTTTCCTCATACTACAAACTTGGAAAGCTCATAGAAGACAGTTTAGAAAACACTCAGATATTTCTCAGGTCATGAAAAGCATGTGTTTTATTTACCCCCCATGCACTACAACATCAATAGAGCACCTCTATCTTGTAGATTTCAAACTTGCCTTGCAGAGACCAAGTCCAGGAATATAATTTTGCAAGTGGGAACAATTCTTGCCTTACAGGACACTTTGTAAATGGGCTGTCAAGTTATAGTATTTACTGTTTCATTTGAAGGATGAGTAAATGGGAGTAGAAGTACACAGTGGGGAGAGTTTTTAAATCAGTGGCAATGGTCTGGGTTTGAGCTTAAAAGTTTGTAATGGACCGTGATCATTATTTCAACCTGTCCTCCAGAaaatttttcagtaaaattcaCAATGAACCTCTCACCTGTTGCAGAGTGGGCTGAAACAGGAATGTTTTGGACTCTGTTAGAAATACCTTTCTTGActgaaagatttaaaaatcaaaaccttCCAGCCAGCACAAGTTCATTTCTACTTTTGCCACTGTGCAGAATTTAATAGTATGAGAAATGACAGTAGCGTTCTCAGCTCCTATTTTCCAGAGTGaaaatttgctgtttctttccatCTGCTGTTATTTAGAGACACAGCTTTTATGTCCTTACTTAGGAATGAATAATGCCTTTTTTTATCCATCAGCTAGATTCTGGATGAAAGGAAGTGATTAACCTTCAGCAAGCCTGTCCCGCAGAACTAAAATGTTGTAAGTTATGAAGTTATGAAGTTATGAGTATGTTGGTAACTAATGCTAAGGAAAGTCACTGTTCCTGCTCCTTGACCTTCCTTCAACTCCCCTACTGCATTTGGATAGTTTTTCAAAAAATTGGAAATAGTCATTTTGttgaaaaacaaattatgaTGCCTGGGAAAAGcaattacctgaagctgtacTCATCAACAGTCCTTCAGAGATagaaaaagaacacagaaatgtaaatattagTGGCATTTGTGGAGGGGAAAATTGCTGTAAGAGCTGAAGTACATGTCAGAGTATCTAACAGGAGTAAAAATGGCCCTTCAAATTTAAGCGACAGGCTTACTGAGATGGAAGAGGGAACATCTACTTTGGAACAGAAAGCTGTTAGTggacagaaaaacacagaaaatgtcaGGACAAAGGTGGAACTAAATGTCTTCAATTTGTCCCTTTGTGAGTGATTTCAAGACAAGATTGTATGCTTCCAGCAGGAGGGGATAGGAAGGGAAAACAATCACCCAGTTCCAGGAAAGCATGCCACGATTGTTAAAATTGTCTTCCCAAGGTAGAAATCAAGAGATCAGCAAGTGCCACTTAACACAACTGAACAACAATGCAAATGGTTGCATTTTCTATCCTGTTCATAACTAGAGAAGAAAAATGACTCCTTTGAGGTGAAGTTTCTGTTCCAGTGCTGTACACAAAAATTAGGTACTCAACCATGTTTTTACCTCAGTTTTCAATGGCAACCTCTCTTCTCCCCTCTTGAGTGGATGGGCAACAGGATGGGGACTGAAGCAAAAAAGTGCTCTCTACTGTAATAGATCAGGGTTGTGATCACCTGAAGAACCTGAACATACGTGTCTATGGATCTGATGAgatgctgtgctggttttgtctggggtagagttaattttcttcagagtGGCTGGTATAGAGCTGTATTTTGTACTTGTGCTGATCACAGAGCTGataatacagagatgtttttgttattgctcagcagggctcacacagagcgaaggccttttctgctctttgttCTTGCACGCTGATGAGGAagttgggaggggacacagctgggacaggtgacccaaactgaccaaagggatttCCAGGCCATGCGACTTCATGCTCAGGACATAAAGTGGGGCGAAGAAGGAGGGAAGCTgggacatttggagtgatgATGTTCGTCTGCCTAGGTCTGTCAGGtatgatggggccctgctctcctggagatggctgaacacctaCATGCCCATGGGAAGTAGAGAATAAaatccttgttttgctttgcttgtgtgcatggACTTTAGTGTCCCTACTAAACTGTCTACACCTCTACCTATGACTTTTCTACCTTTTACCCTTGTGATTCTCTTTCCAATTCCAGTGGAAGGGGGGATGAGTGAGCGGCAgctggggcttggctgctggctggagtTAATCTGTGACAGATGGTTCCTGAGTCCCAAAGGAATTACATTGCATAATTGCCAAGCCAATCTCCACGGCAGTCGAAAAGTCCTGCAATCAGGTGAAGTCACAGGTGATTAGAAGAGTAGAAATATTGGACCCACCTTTAAAAAAGGTAGGAAAGAGAACTGTGAACCACTGATGTCTCAGCCTCCCTGGACTGACATTTCCTATTAAAAGCTACCCAGTAGCTCTCTAAATTGTCTAGAGAAGGATTTGATGGGTGTGCTATTCAGTGGGTAAGGAATTAGTTGAACAGTCATATCCAGAGGGTAGTGGTCAACCCAGCTCAATCTTCACATGAAGATTGGTAATAGATAGTGTCCCTTAGGGATCTGCCTTGGGACAAGTGGTGTTTAATATCTTCCTCAATAATGGAGAACCACTGGCAGGTTTGCAGCCAACCTGCTTTGAGTGGTTTGAGTGGTGCTGTTGACACCGCTGAAGGtcaggatgccatccagagggacttGGACATGTTTGACAAGTGAGCACATGGGGATCTCACGAGGTTTAACAGGACTCAGTTCAAGATGCTGAACCTGGATTGAGGCAACCCCCAATAACAGCACAAGCTGTGaatggatggagagcagccctgtgagaaGAATTTgagggtgctggtgggtgagaggctgggcatgacccagccatgggcactcccagcccagagggcCAAACGTGCCCTGGGCcgcatccagagcagcgtgggcagcagggcagggaggggattctgcccctctgctctgccctggggagagcccacctggaacctgcatccagctctgggctcccagctcagggaggacatggaactgctggagtgagtccagaggagggccaccAAGATGATTAGAGGTACGGAGCATCTTTCCTACAATGAAAAGCTGAGAGCATTGTTGAACCATGAAATTCCCATGGGCCCACTTCTGCTTCTCGCCCACATCTCTCTGTATAACATCCCATCCTTCAGGAGTGTCAACCACACCACTTaccttggtgtcatctgcaattTTGCTCAGGGTGCATGCAATACCCTTGTCTATGTCATTAATGAGATATTAAATAACACTGATCCCAATACCAACCCCTGAGGGACACATCTCTTGTCACTGATGTCCGTTGGGACTCTGAGCTGTTGACCACTGCCCTCTGAATATGACAGTCCAACTAATTCCTTATCCATCTAAAAGTCCATCTCTCTCCAATGTAAAGAGCGGGATGCTGTAAGGGACTATGTTAAAGGCTTTACAGGAGATAAATTACATTCATAGTCCTTCCCTTGCCCACTGATGTAGTCACTCTATTCATTCCCTATTTCCAGTCATGAGGGATTTCTGCTGACTGCCATGACTTTGCAAATATGGTGGAGAGTGATTTGGCAACTACATTAGCCAATTCTCTCAGGACTTTCTGGGATGCACCTCAGTGGATCCTGCAGACATATATGTTCTAGTTCCTCAGGTGACCAGGAACCTGATCTCTTAAGAAAGGAAGCACTTTTCTCATCCAGTCCCGACCTTGCTTTCCATCCACTCAAGAGGCGTGGGAAGAGAGATTGACAATGAAGAAAGTTGCTGAGTATCTCAGCCTCGTCTCATCTGTTATTTATGGTTTTCTAGTCATCTCATCAGAGGAGTACGTTTTCTTTGACCTTTCTTAATAACCATGGACCAACCAAAACAGCTATTTGGATAAGCAGCTTTAGGTATATTAcattccttttggttttttatgtAGGTTTGAAGATAGAGATCAGAAAACGATGGACCAAGATGGATGTGGTGGAAAGGGTACCAGTTGAATGACAGGTAATTTTTCGTGGTACTTCTTTCTTAAACCCTTTTCTGAACCTGCTCTTTTGCAGATACAATTATCTGCTTCAGACAATGGCTTTTTGCAAGAGCAAAGACTTTCTCTGACCAGGCAGTACTGCAAAATCCATGGAAAAGTGTGTGTGCCATAATTTTTAGTATCCTAAAAATTAAAAGATCTGGCAGATGAAGTTTTGAATTAATACATTACAATTCACAGCTGGCTTACTTATAAGACCTCATACCAAGAACTCCACAGGCCCTTAATAACATCATAGGTAAAATTAGGCTCTAGTTTTCACCTCCCAAGCTCTGTGGTAATGCTAAAACTTGGTACTGTTTTTGAGTGTGGGATCATGTAGGTCCTATTTGTAATCTGGATATGGAACATGGGACTTCGTTTTGCTAGCAAGTTCTGTGTGGATTGTGATACTCAAATTTCAAG encodes the following:
- the TMEM215 gene encoding transmembrane protein 215, giving the protein MARTLRPDDINPRTGLVVALVSVFLVFGFMFTVSGIKGETLGDIPLLAIGPAICLPGIAAIALTRKTDGCTKCPENMRPCCKEVRDRDVLELLRTPSDLESGKGSCDELARKAYRKDRRGLRGEDTVFICTTSTTADATAECKSLTKKVEQEEMLKYLESCYPEMPENVFVGDGSTFSALEKKSTSPSRDSTPCPDIEDNIFVAPKDSIIVCSYKDNSPYDRYCCYINPTGVNSDQETIV